A part of Neovison vison isolate M4711 chromosome 6, ASM_NN_V1, whole genome shotgun sequence genomic DNA contains:
- the LOC122910208 gene encoding olfactory receptor 7A10-like codes for MKQRNQTAVSEFILLGLSEEGELQPLLLWQFLSMYLLTFSGNLLIILAIVTDSRLHTPMYFFLSNLSFVDICFTSTTVPKMLLNIQTQGKVITYADCLSQMYFFMLFAGVDNFLLTVMAYDRFAAICHPLHYMVIMNPKFCASLLLACWVLSVLDSLLHELLVLQLSFCMPLEIPHFFCELNQVIHLACSDTFFNNLAIYLTSGLLGFIPLIGILYSYSRIVTTILKIPSSGGKYKAFSTCGSHLLVVSLFYGTGFGVYFSSAASQNSRTTAIASVMYTVVTPMLNPFIYGLRNRDIKLALRKFLSKKIVSA; via the coding sequence ATGAAACAAAGGAATCAAACTGCTGTTTCAGAATTTATCCTCCTGGGACTTTCAGAGGAGGGAGAACTGCAGCCACTGCTCCTGTGGCAGTTTCTGTCCATGTACCTGCTCACCTTCAGTGGGAACCTGCTCATCATCCTGGCCATTGTCACAGACTCCCGCctccacacacccatgtacttcttcctctccaacctGTCCTTTGTAGACATCTGTTTCACCTCAACCACCGTCCCCAAGATGCTGCTGAACATCCAGACACAGGGCAAAGTGATCACCTATGCAGACTGCCTCAGCCAGATgtattttttcatgctttttgcGGGAGTAGATAACTTTCTTTTGACAGTGATGGCCTATGACCGGTTTGCGGCCATCTGTCACCCACTGCACTACATGGTTATCATGAACCCCAAGTTCTGTGCCAGCCTTCTTCTGGCATGCTGGGTGTTGAGTGTTCTGGACTCTCTATTACATGAGTTACTGGTTTTGCAATTGTCCTTTTGTATGCCGTTAGAAATCCCTCACTTTTTTTGTGAACTTAATCAGGTGATCCACCTTGCTTGTTCTGACACCTTCTTCAATAACCTGGCAATTTATCTTACAAGTGGACTTCTGGGTTTTATTCCACTCATTGGTATCCTTTACTCTTACTCTAGAATTGTAACCACTATTTTGAAAATTCCATCTTCTGGGGGCAAGTATAAAGCATTTTCCACGTGTGGGTCTCACCTTTTGGTTGTCTCTTTATTCTATGGTACAGGCTTTGGGGTGTATTTTAGTTCTGCAGCTTCTCAAAACTCGAGGACAACTGCCATAGCTTCAGTGATGTACACAGTGGTCACACCCATGCTGAATCCCTTCATCTATGGTCTGAGGAACAGAGACATAAAGCTGGCACTAAGAAAGTTCTTGAGCAAAAAGATTGTCTCTGCATAG
- the LOC122910210 gene encoding olfactory receptor 7A10-like, whose translation MEQRNQTAVSEFILLGLSEEGELQSLLLWQFLSMYLLTFSGNLLIILAIVIDSHLHTPMYFFLSNLSFVDICFTSTTIPKMLLNLQTQSKVITYAGCLSQIYFFMVFVGVDNFLLTVMAYDRFAAICHPLHYMVIMNPKFCASLLLACWVLSVLDSLLHDLLVLQLSFCMPLEIPHFFCELNQVIHLACSDTFFNNLAIYVTSGIRGFIPLIGILYSYSRIVTSILKIPSSGGKYKAFSTCGSHLLVVSLFFGTGFGVYFSSEASQNSRTTAIASVMYTVVTPMLNPFIYGLRNSDIKLALRKLLIRKAVSA comes from the coding sequence ATGGAACAAAGGAATCAAACTGCTGTTTCAGAATTTATCCTCCTGGGACTTTCAGAGGAGGGAGAACTGCAGTCACTGCTCCTGTGGCAGTTCCTGTCCATGTACCTGCTCACCTTCAGTGGGAACCTGCTCATCATCCTGGCCATTGTCATAGACTCCCACCTCCACacgcccatgtacttcttcctctccaacctGTCCTTTGTAGACATCTGTTTCACCTCCACCACCATCCCCAAGATGCTGCTGAACCTCCAGACACAGAGCAAAGTGATCACCTATGCAGGCTGCCTCAGCCAGATATACTTTTTCATGGTTTTTGTGGGAGTAGACAACTTTCTTTTGACAGTGATGGCCTATGACCGGTTTGCGGCCATCTGTCACCCACTGCACTACATGGTTATCATGAACCCCAAGTTCTGTGCCAGCCTTCTTCTGGCATGCTGGGTGTTGAGTGTTCTGGACTCTCTATTACATGACTTACTGGTTTTGCAATTGTCTTTTTGTATGCCGTTAGAAATCCCTCACTTTTTTTGTGAACTTAATCAAGTGATCCACCTTGCTTGTTCTGACACCTTCTTCAATAACCTGGCAATTTATGTTACAAGTGGAATTCGGGGTTTTATTCCTCTAATTGGTATCCTTTACTCTTACTCTAGAATTGTAACCTCTATTTTGAAAATTCCGTCTTCTGGGGGCAAGTATAAAGCATTTTCCACATGTGGGTCTCACCTCTTGGTTGTCTCTTTATTCTTTGGTACAGGCTTTGGGGTATATTTTAGTTCTGAAGCTTCTCAAAACTCGAGGACAACTGCCATAGCTTCAGTGATGTACACAGTGGTCACACCCATGCTGAACCCCTTCATCTATGGTCTGAGGAACAGTGACATAAAACTGGCACTAAGAAAGCTCTTGATCAGAAAGGCAGTCTCTGCATAG